The Brachyspira hyodysenteriae ATCC 27164 sequence AGTAAACTTGAAAGGGCGGGGTATTAAATAGAGTTTTAAAGCTTAATTACATTTGCCCACCCTTTATCTTTATTATTTAATTTGTAATTATTATTTTTTATTTCTTTAAAATTTAAATAGAATTTCTAACAACCTACCCAGGATTTTTTTAAATTTACAGAGCATTCACCGCACGCAGAATAAAATTAAAAATCTAAATTTATTTATAATTCTAGTTTTATTATATTGTTAATTTCGTTTACCGTGCGTAGAGTTTAACTATTATAAAAATGAATTGTTATAAAATTAGTCAGCTTTATTTAAAAAGAGGTAGAATTATGCTTGAACATAAATGCGATAAATGCGGAACAGAATTGGGTTATAAAGGTTTATGCTTTAAATGTAAGGCAGAAGAAGAAAGAAATAAAACTCTTGCTTTAACTGATGATGAAATAAAAGATATAGTAAGTAAATATGTAAAAAATCTAAAAGAAAAAGATATTGATAAAGAGTTAATAGACGGCATTTATATTTATGATTTAATTGCATATAGAAATATAGATTTAAAAGATATTGCAAAAAAAGCATTAGAGAAAAAAATTTATTACCCTGAAGTATTTTATTATAAGGCAAGCGAAGAAATAAGAGATGAACTTATAAAAAGAATAAGAGCAACTAAAGATTATTCTGAAGGAGCTAATTTATTATCATGTTTAGCTATGCAGGGAGATGATGCTGCACTTGACTGTTTATATGATTTTGAAATGAATCCAAGAGAATGGAGAAATAAACTTTATGTTGATCCTTCAGTTTATGCTGAATGTGCAGGCTGGACTTTTGATAAAGATAAAAAGAGACAAATACTTAATTTCGATAAATGCTATTATTTAGATAAAGCTCAAAGCAAAGAAGAAAAAGAACAGAGCCCTATTATAATAGCTTCATTAAGGAATGACAATTGTCCTGAATGCGGATGCAGAAATATGGATATGGCTATTATTGACGGCAGAGATGAAAGATTAAAATTTATAGGTGTTAATGGAATAATAAAGGCTTCATGCTGTCCTAACTGTGTAATTTACAATACAACTTATTCAAAATATGATTTAAAAGGAGGAAGCAAAATACTTCCTTTCGATAAAGAGTCTGAAAACTATTATCCTCCTGAAGAAAATTATATAGAGGAAGAAGAATTAAATTCAATGCATAATAATAATTATATACTTTCAAAAAATGAAGTTCCTTTGTTTTACGGGGCATTCGATGATACTTTAAATACAATAGGAGGATTTGCTAATTGGGTTCAGGACTGGGAATATATGAAATGCCCAAGCTGCGGAAAGAAAATGAAATACTTAATGCAGATTCATTGGCATACTATTGAATCTATGGCAGAAGGTACTTTGTTTATAGAAATATGTACTGATTGTAATATTACGGCAATGTTTCATCAGCAAACTTGATTTTATTTATTGCTGCTTATACGCTCTTTTATCATTATCTCTATTTCTGTAGGAGTATAAACAATACATTCATTATATTTATTTGTATCGTATTTTTTTATTGATTTTATTTTACCGCCTATCCATAATTTTGGATCATATTCATCGCCTAATAAAAAAGTTATTTTTGAATAATTGGAATATTTTTCTCTATCATAAGCCAATTCTTCAAAAACAAATCTCCATCTATTTTTAGTAAATGCCATTGATATATGAAGCGGATCAAACATAAGTCCTGATTTAACTATATCATCTTTATCATTTGGAATATTTCCTGTATAATTAAATATTTCAATTAAATCTCCTTTGGATTTATCAATTTCAATTAGTCTTCCAAAAGCGTAGTTTTCTTCAATATTAAAATTTATTTTTGAATAGTTTTTAGTATTGTCCTTTATATCATTTGATAAAAACAAAGGAATAAAAAATATATTGCCTTCTTTTTTTTCAAAATATTTCATAATTAATTATACCTTTTTTATATTTAAATGCACGCTAATAGGATTATAAATATGCATTAGTTTAATAATCGAATTTTAATAAATTAAATATTAATCGTGCGTTGAGTAAAGCAAAAAATTTAAATATACTTGCTAGCTTCTTTGATACTTAGATTAGCCATGTTTTCTTTATGACGATTTAGAAAATCTCGTACCCAGTCAGGATTAGTTTTACTATAATCCCTTAAAGACCAGCCTATCGCCTTATTTATAAAAAACTCTTTGTTGTTAAAATTGTTTATTATAATTTTTTCTAATAATTCTGTGTTTGTTTTGTCCTTTCTTAAAAGCTGATGATCTATAGCTATTCTTCTAAGCCAAATATTATCAGATAAAGACCATTCTAAAAGTATGTTATTTACAGCCTCATCTCTCAAAGCAATATCTCCGATTATTCTATCTAAACAATCTATGCTATCCCACCAAGATTTTGTAAGTGCATATACTTTTAATTTTTCTATATGAGTTTTATTTAAATATTTCTTTTTTAACCTTAAGTAGTCTAAAGAAGCATATTGAAATTCTCTGTATTTGTTGTCATAGCATTTGTCTGTAAAGTTAAAATCAATAAACTCTTTTTCTTCTTTTGGAATATTTTTGAATACTTTTTTCTCAGCTTCCTTTCTCTCTTTTGAATGAATACCTAAAAACTCAAAATTATTTTTCATGTATTTTGCCATTAATATAGCTTCTTTTTCATCTTTTAATTTTTCAAATTCTTCTGAAAGAGTAGTGTATAAATCACTCATTAAATTAAGCCTCAAAAATCATTTATCAAAAATATATTTATAAATATGCTCAGGTAAAGGTATACCTTCTTTTAAATAAACTTTAGAACAAGCCTCTTTTCTCTCACCAGGTATAGAAATAGTTCCGCCTTCTTTTAAAGCAGGCTCTTTCCTTATATCATCTATAAATGATTGAACTGTATTTAAATAAGTATCTAAATCATTATAAACAGCAGGATCAACAACAAGCATAAATGTAGATAAATTTCTTTTTTTATCCATATCGCCGTACATCTTTACTAAATTATTGCAGTAAACTTGTCCTACTAAAAGTCCAGTAAATGCTTCAACCATAGTCATTATCAAATATCCCTTAACTCCTCCGAAAGGCACAACATATTTTATTTCATTAGGATTAGAGCTAGGATTGCCGTTTTCATCTACTCCCCAATGCATAGGCACTGTTTCATTATTTTCTCTTGCTGTAAATATTCTTCCAAGCGATACCTCGCTAGTTGCCATATCTCCAAGTATAAAATCTTTCTTTCCTGGAAAACCATAGCTTATAGGATTAGTTCCAAAAAATGATCTCTTTCCTCCGAAAGGTATAACACAAGGATCGGTATTAACCATTATAAGAGAAACTTTATTTTGATCTATAGCCATTTTATTATAATATCCCAAAGCACCAGCATGACTATTATTTTTTATTCCTATTAAAGCAATTCCCTGTTTTTCAACAGTTTCTAAAGCCCATTCCATAGCATACTGTGTTGCTACATGTCCGAATCCGCCGTCAGCATCCATCAATGCAAAAGAAGGTCTCTTCTCTTCTATATGAAATTCAGAATTTAAATTTATTCCTCCAGATTTTATTCTATCTATATAATGTTCTACTCTTAATACTCCATGTGAATGTATGCCCCTTATATCAGCATAAATTAGTACATCCGTTACAATTCCAGCCTGTTCATTAGATACTCCAGCCATTTTAAACTTATTGTATACGGCATCCATTAATTCTTTTACATTAACTTTAATCATATTAAAATACCTTTACCATATTTAATAAACATAATAAAGTTTACATAATTATAAATATAATGTCAATAATTTAAATACTAAATTTAAAAAAAGAACAAGAGATTTTAATAATCCCTTGTTCTAATAGTTTTATATTTTAATTTTATTTATATTAATCGTCCCATTCCTGACCTAATAGATTTCCAGCTTTATCAATATATAATTCCATCATATTATTCATTTTTACTTTATATACATTGTAATGCTCCATTTCTACTGCCCAAATCTGAGCCTGAGGATAAGTTCTTTTTGCTGTTGCTATTACAGCCTGAGGAACTTGATTAAGAGGCACATACCAATCTGCAAATAAAGCTGAAGTACTTAAAACTGTTAAAGCTACTAATAAACAAAGTATTTTTTTCATATTTTCTCCTTTTTTTAATTATTATTTTTTATTATTTTTTATATTAAATATTTAATTAATCGTCCCATTTTTGACCTAATAACTGACCATTATTATCAACATACAATTCCATCATATTATTCAATTTTATTTCAAATATAGTGAACTGTTTTTCTATTTTAATTATAGCAGCATTAGGATAAGTTCTTCTTATTGTATTCATAACATTAGCAGGAAGTATAGTAGCAGGCATATTACCATAACATTTAACTTCTTTCCAATCTCCATTAGGGAAGAAATCTATTTGTGTTCCGTTTTCTAAATATACTTCTATATCTTCCCAATCTCTTTCAATGAAAGTTACTTTTACATTAGCAAAATGCTGTTTGATAAAGTTCTGAGCATTTTGAGGTATAGAAGATAATTGCACTCCATATCCATATTGTTGTCCTTGAGCAGGAGGCTGTGCATAAGGATCTTGGTAATTTTGCTGAGGATCTTGTACTTGAGGCTGACCATATGGATCATATCCGCCTTGACCGCCTTGCTGATAGCCTCCTTGATTATTATCATAATATCCGTCATATTGAGCGAACAATGAACCTGTAAGCATTGCTGAAACAAAAATTATAAATAAAGCTTTTTTTATAGTAGTCATAAAATTTCTCCTGTTTTTTATTTTGTAAAAACAATTTAGCAACAGGTAAATTATCTTTACATTTAGTATTATAGTATAATTTTATGATTATGTCAATTAATTTTACTAGTTTTTTACTGAAAATTTACATTTTTTTTAATTATATTAGCTTTTTTATGTTAGACATGTTTTAAAAATATTTGATAAAATCATATTAAAAATTATTTTAATAAATAAATTATAGAAATGAGTTATTATAAGTTTTATAAAACATAATTTTTAATATATAAAATATTTTATTATATACACTTATATACTCTTAATAATAAAAATAATTGTTATTTACTGCTAAGTCAAAATTTATATAAAATAAAAATACCTCAAATATTCATTGATTTAATTTTGAAACATATACAAAATAGAGTTTTAATTTTTTAAAAAATTTAAATAGTTATTAAAAAATAGAATTAATAAATAGTCTAATTACAGACATTTATTAACTCTATAATTACATTATGTTATTCATTTTTATAAAAAACTATAATCAAATCACTTGAATTAAATTAAAAAACTAAACATTTCTACATATAAAAATTCTTGATTTTAATATATTATTAATATATAATTGCAGGAACAAAAAATAAAAAATAATTAATGGTACACTATTATGAAAAAAGTAAATTTATGTTTATTAGGGGCTTCCGGTGCTGTAGGTCAGGAGATGCTTAAAGTATTGGAAGAGAGAAAATTCCCAATCAATGAGTTAAGACTTCTTGGAAATAGAGAAGCAGGAAAAAAAGTAAAATTTAATGGCAAAGAATACACAATCGAAAAGACAACTAAAGATTCATTCAAAGATATGGATATAACATTGGTTGCTGTAGGAGCTGATTTAAGTAAGAAATTAAGTCCGTTAGCTGTAAAAGCTGGAAGTATTGTAGTAGATAACAGCAGTGCTTTTAGAATGGATAAAAATGTTCCTTTAGTAGTTCCTGAAGTTAATCCTGAAGATGTTAAGCTTCATAAAGGAATAATAGCTAATCCTAACTGCTCTACAATAATAGCTTTAGTAGCATTAGCTCCTCTTCATAAATTCGGAAAAATAAAAAGAATAATAGCATCTACTTATCAGGCTGTTTCAGGTGCAGGTAAAGAAGGTATGGAAGAATTAGAACAGCAGATAAAAGATTATGTTGCTGGAAAAAAACTTAAAAACAGTACTTTCAAATATCAAATACTTCACAATTTAATTCCTCATATCGATTCTTTCGATAAAAATGGATACACTAAAGAAGAATTAAAAATGACTAATGAAGGAAGAAAAATTCTTCATGCTCCTGATATGCAAGTAAGCTGTACTTGTGTAAGAGTTCCTGTTATTAGAAGTCATAGCGAATCTATTACAGTAGAAACAGAGAAAAAAATCACTGCTAAAAAGGCTAAAGAATTATTATCTAAAGCAAAAGGTGTAAAAGTGGTTGATGATCCTGCTAAGTTTAAATATCCTATGCCTTTGGATACTTCTAACCAAGATAATATATATGTTGGAAGAATAAGAGAAGATATCAGTGCTAAAAATTCATTAGTATTCTGGTGTGCAGGAGATCAAATAAGAAAAGGCGCTGCTACAAATGCTGTACAAATAGCTGAGCTTCTTTTACCTGAATTAGATAAAAAATCTGATGATAAAGCAGTAGAAAAAAAAGCTGTAGAAAAGAAATCTGCTAGAAAACCATGCGTAAGAAAATCAACAAAAAAACAATAATAATAAAATTATGAATTAAATATAGAGGTTCTGTATATTACAGAGCCTATTTTTTATTGCAATAATTAAATTAATTAGAATTACGATTTTTTAATTGTAAATCATAAAAAAACAGAGAGATAAAAAATCCCTCTGTTTGTAACATCTAAAAATAATCAATTAATTAAATATAAATTAGCCTAAAAATCCTTGTATTATAGGCATAAGTATTTTAATTAAAAGAAGCGCTGATAATATCCAAGTCAATAATGATATATCTTTACTTTTACCTGAAACAAATTTTAATATAGTAAATGACAATACTCCGAAAGTAATACCCTCAGCTATACTATAAGCAAAAGGCATAAATATTATACATATAAAAGCAGGAATTGCTTCTGTATAATCATTGAAATTAATTTCCAATATAGGAGTCATCATAAATAAACCAACTATAATCAAAGCAGGTGCAGTAGCAGCAGAAGGTATAGCTAAAAATATATGCGATAAGAATAATGAAACAGCGAATAATATAGCAACAACAAGAGAAGTTAATCCTGTTTTACCGCCTTCAGCAACACCAGATGCACTTTCAACATAAGTAGTAACAGTAGAAGTACCTAAACAAGCACCTACAACTGTTCCTACAGCATCAGCAAATAAAGCTTGCTTACATCTAGGAACTTCTCCGTTTTTTGTAAGCATATCTGCTTTAGTACATACTCCAACCAATGTACCTACTGTATCAAACATATCAACAAAAAGGAAAGTAAAGAGTACTATAAACATATTAGGGGTGAATATATTTCCGAAATCAAGTTTGAAGGCTATAGGTTCTAATGAAGGAGGTATAAGACTTGCATCAGGAGACATTTTTGTAAGTCCCATAGGTATTCCTATTATAGTAGTAATAAGTATTCCTAAAAGTATTGCACCTTTTACATTATATGCTAATAAAATTGCTGTTATAAGAAGTCCTATAATAGCAAGTAATGCACTTCCTGAAGTAATATTACCAAGTCCAAGCAAAGTAGCATCATTATTTACTATAATTTTAGAATTCTGAAGTCCTATGAAAGCTATAAATAATCCTATACCTACTGAAATAGCTCTTTTCATATTAACAGGTATGCTATTAACTATAGCCTCTCTCACATTAAAAATAGTAAGAACAACAAATATAATACCTTCTATAAATACGGCTGTTAAAGCTGTTTCCCAACTATAACCCATACCCAATACTACAGTATAAGCAAAAAAAGCATTAAGTCCCATACCAGGTGCTAAAGCAAAAGGAAGATTAGCAAGCAAAGACATTATCAAAGTTGCTATTATTGCAGATACTACTGTAGCTGTGAATACTGCTCCTTTATCCATACCTGTTGCACTAAGTATACCTGGATTTACTGCTAATATATAAGCCATTGTCATAAAAGTAGTAAAGCCTGCTATTATCTCTGTTTTTACATTAGTACCATACTCTTTAAGCTTGAAAAATTTTTCCATAAATATATTCCTTATAACAGTTTTTTTATTCATAACCATTTACTATTATGAAAGCTATAATATATACGAGATTATAATTTTTGCAATATTTTTTATAATAAAATTACTTTACATATTGTAATATATTAAAATATTTTTATTAATTATTTATATTCTTATAAAGAGTGTACTTACCGCCTTTTTTTGACTGCCATATCAATTGAAACTTATTTCCATATTCATCTTCTATAATATAATTCTCATCTTGAACTATATAACTATCATAAAAAAGATATTTATATTTAGAATTATCATTAGTGTAAAATTTATAAAAATCAATATATTCATATCCCCATTTCTGATTTTTAAATATATAATTTAAAGTTCCCTGCGCCATAATACTCATAACAGCTATACTAGCATCATCTTCTATATTAGGGTAATCTGTACTATAGTCATATGATTTAATATTCGTAAAAAAATTAGTTATATTATCTGTTAATAACATAGTTTTCACAATACTTATTAATAATAATGATACTATCAAAAAAGTTTTGATATTCAAAAATATATTTTTAGATTTAAAATATTCATACAATAATGATATAGAAGATATTGATAAAATTAATAAAGGATAAATAAAATATCTATTTTCTCCTTTTGATGGTGTATAACCTAATAATACCAATCTTGTAGTAGCCAAAGTACAAATCATAAAATATATAAT is a genomic window containing:
- a CDS encoding PepSY-like domain-containing protein, which produces MKKILCLLVALTVLSTSALFADWYVPLNQVPQAVIATAKRTYPQAQIWAVEMEHYNVYKVKMNNMMELYIDKAGNLLGQEWDD
- a CDS encoding NCS2 family permease, translating into MEKFFKLKEYGTNVKTEIIAGFTTFMTMAYILAVNPGILSATGMDKGAVFTATVVSAIIATLIMSLLANLPFALAPGMGLNAFFAYTVVLGMGYSWETALTAVFIEGIIFVVLTIFNVREAIVNSIPVNMKRAISVGIGLFIAFIGLQNSKIIVNNDATLLGLGNITSGSALLAIIGLLITAILLAYNVKGAILLGILITTIIGIPMGLTKMSPDASLIPPSLEPIAFKLDFGNIFTPNMFIVLFTFLFVDMFDTVGTLVGVCTKADMLTKNGEVPRCKQALFADAVGTVVGACLGTSTVTTYVESASGVAEGGKTGLTSLVVAILFAVSLFLSHIFLAIPSAATAPALIIVGLFMMTPILEINFNDYTEAIPAFICIIFMPFAYSIAEGITFGVLSFTILKFVSGKSKDISLLTWILSALLLIKILMPIIQGFLG
- a CDS encoding Ldh family oxidoreductase; its protein translation is MIKVNVKELMDAVYNKFKMAGVSNEQAGIVTDVLIYADIRGIHSHGVLRVEHYIDRIKSGGINLNSEFHIEEKRPSFALMDADGGFGHVATQYAMEWALETVEKQGIALIGIKNNSHAGALGYYNKMAIDQNKVSLIMVNTDPCVIPFGGKRSFFGTNPISYGFPGKKDFILGDMATSEVSLGRIFTARENNETVPMHWGVDENGNPSSNPNEIKYVVPFGGVKGYLIMTMVEAFTGLLVGQVYCNNLVKMYGDMDKKRNLSTFMLVVDPAVYNDLDTYLNTVQSFIDDIRKEPALKEGGTISIPGERKEACSKVYLKEGIPLPEHIYKYIFDK
- a CDS encoding Imm26 family immunity protein — encoded protein: MKYFEKKEGNIFFIPLFLSNDIKDNTKNYSKINFNIEENYAFGRLIEIDKSKGDLIEIFNYTGNIPNDKDDIVKSGLMFDPLHISMAFTKNRWRFVFEELAYDREKYSNYSKITFLLGDEYDPKLWIGGKIKSIKKYDTNKYNECIVYTPTEIEIMIKERISSNK
- a CDS encoding PepSY-like domain-containing protein — its product is MTTIKKALFIIFVSAMLTGSLFAQYDGYYDNNQGGYQQGGQGGYDPYGQPQVQDPQQNYQDPYAQPPAQGQQYGYGVQLSSIPQNAQNFIKQHFANVKVTFIERDWEDIEVYLENGTQIDFFPNGDWKEVKCYGNMPATILPANVMNTIRRTYPNAAIIKIEKQFTIFEIKLNNMMELYVDNNGQLLGQKWDD
- a CDS encoding aspartate-semialdehyde dehydrogenase, with the protein product MKKVNLCLLGASGAVGQEMLKVLEERKFPINELRLLGNREAGKKVKFNGKEYTIEKTTKDSFKDMDITLVAVGADLSKKLSPLAVKAGSIVVDNSSAFRMDKNVPLVVPEVNPEDVKLHKGIIANPNCSTIIALVALAPLHKFGKIKRIIASTYQAVSGAGKEGMEELEQQIKDYVAGKKLKNSTFKYQILHNLIPHIDSFDKNGYTKEELKMTNEGRKILHAPDMQVSCTCVRVPVIRSHSESITVETEKKITAKKAKELLSKAKGVKVVDDPAKFKYPMPLDTSNQDNIYVGRIREDISAKNSLVFWCAGDQIRKGAATNAVQIAELLLPELDKKSDDKAVEKKAVEKKSARKPCVRKSTKKQ
- a CDS encoding DNA alkylation repair protein; the protein is MSDLYTTLSEEFEKLKDEKEAILMAKYMKNNFEFLGIHSKERKEAEKKVFKNIPKEEKEFIDFNFTDKCYDNKYREFQYASLDYLRLKKKYLNKTHIEKLKVYALTKSWWDSIDCLDRIIGDIALRDEAVNNILLEWSLSDNIWLRRIAIDHQLLRKDKTNTELLEKIIINNFNNKEFFINKAIGWSLRDYSKTNPDWVRDFLNRHKENMANLSIKEASKYI